In Vibrio mangrovi, the DNA window GGCCCACGGAAAAAGCTGGTCATCGGCTTGCTCCGGATCTTAACCGAAAAGGGATTCCCCGCTGGAATTACTGGAAAGAAAGTTATCAGGTCTATCTCGCTGACGGGAGTCAGCCGAAAGGGTGGAACACTCCTTATATTCCTGCCGGAGTCTGTAAAAATCAGAGCGAAGTCGATATGAGCCGTAAGCTTCTGTATCGCACCAATAAAATGAACCTGACACATCATGTAACGGTTGCCAATGAGGTCGAACAGGCTTTCACTTACCCGTTAGTTGACCAAAGTGGCAATGTGGTTCGATATGAAGTTCTGATGAATTATGATGAATTTAATTATCTATTAAACAATCAGTTATACAACATTGATGGTCAGGTCGCGTTTGCCAAAGGCGGAAAAAGCGTTAGCTTTCCAAAAGGGGACAACGACGGCTTAATCACCGGAGCGTTCGAACTGAAACTGGCCTGGAAAGTCCTGACGGACAATGATCCGACCGAGCGTTATTACAGTTTTGAAGCAGTTGTTCTGGAAAAAGATGGTAACTGTCGCGAAGTCGATGTCGGTCTGGTGGGAATGCATATCTCTCACAAGACACAAAACAACAAACAGTGGATTTGGTCTACGTTTGAGCAGGTTGACAATGTCCGGACCAATGGGCTGGATCAGGTGAAATTGCGTAATGGGAAGAAAGCACCGCTTGTTCCCAGTTTTAATGATCCGTCCTGTCCGTCCTGCCCGGTCAATCAACTGGCATCATACAACGCCAAAGGCCGTCAAATGCCGACTCAAACAACCCGGGTAATTCCGATCGACAAAAATACCGAAGAACTGAATCGCCAGGTTCAGAAGATGCTGACGAAACATCACTCAGTTTTCCAATATTATGAGTTAGTCGGAACACAGTGGCCGACTGATGAATCGGCATTACCGGCTAATCCGAATCAGTACAACGCTCCGAATGATCGGGCATTAGAACAAATCGATAATAAACCTGGTGGAAATCCATTCCCGGTTTTTCTGATTAATACAACGATGGAAACCTATATGCAAAGAGGCAATCAGGAAGCTCAGTTGCAAATTCAGGGATTTCCATTCAACCAGACGCCGTCTTTCGGTACAGAAAGTTGTATGGGTTGTCACTATTCAGCCGGGATTTACGTTGATGTAATTGAAGATGGTTACGGGCAGAAACAACCGGTTGCCGGTCCTGCCACATCCGGGGATTTCAGTTGGCTGCTACAACTGAAAGCACAGTTTCAGACAACACAACCATAATGTGAAAAGGAGTTTCCATCATGGTAGATTATCGCTTTGTTCAGGTAAATGAATTTCAGGCCAATAATCCGGGCTGGAATACTTTTGGTAATGCGACGGTGACCAAAGTCAGTAATACACAGTGGCAACTAACGTCAGCAAACGCCAATCAGCCCAGCCTGATGCTGTATATTCTCGGGCCAGCCGCGTTCCGGGTTCGTTTTAACCCGGATCAAAACTACGACTTCAGTACTGATAACTCTCTGGCGGTCGTTAACCGGGATTTGGGACTGAAGAACCTCACCGTCAAGAGCACCCAGAGCGACAGCCAGCTTCAACTGGATATCGGTTATCTGGTGCTGGTTATCGATCTGGCACCTTATCGTCTCAGTGTTTACCGGCCAAATACTCACGGCACTGGCCCCAATGGCTGGCAACTGATTCACCGGGATATTCCCGGTAGCGGTACGGATTATCTTGGCCGGGAAAACAAGAACATCATGTGGGCAGAGGATGGGAGTTCTGTTGCAAACCTGAAACAGTTTCCGGCCAATGCCCAATATGTCGGATTTGGTGAAAAAGCAGGTACGCAGCTGGTTAAAAACAGCTATACCATGACATTTTTCAACTTCAACAACTACGAGTACGGTTCTCCCGGTGTTATTCCTCCCGGTAATCAGGGTGGGCCGCTGAATCCCAGTGATCCACTGTATAATTCTATGCCTCTGACAATTGAGAATAATCTGACGCCTGACGGGGATTATCTGGGAGATTCATATTCGTATCTGCTGTTTCTGGATAATGTCTCTCAGTCTTATTTCAATATGGGAGCCAATGATTATTCAAATATGTCCGGACGTTATTATTTCGGAGCACTTTACGGTAGTCTGGATTATTACTTTATGGCCGGAGACACCACCCTTGATGCAATACGCCAGTATCAGACGCTGACAGGGCCGTCACCGTTACCTCCAATCTGGTCTTTGGGATTTCATCAGGGGGCTTATGGCTATTTTGATAACTACAAGCTGTTCAATATCGCTGAAAGTTATCGCAAATGGCAGATTCCCATTGATGGTCTGCACATTGATGTCGACTTTCAGAATAACTACCGGACCTTTACCAACAGCCCGGCTAAGTTCCCGAATGTGGCGGAGATGTTTGCTCAGCTGAAAGGGCTGGGATTTAAATGTTCCACCAATATCACCGGAATGGTTACGGCCAATCCTTACGATGAAAACGGACAAACTTCAACGCCTTATACCACTGCAATTGAAGGGCGGGAGAAAGGTTATTTTCTTACCGATCACTATGCAGGCGGAGAAGACAGCAATAACTTTTTTATTGCGAAGGAAGATTACGGACAGAACTTTGGTTCCAATCCGTTCTCTTATCCGGTTCCGGGTGCCGACTATTACCAGAATGAAGCGCCGTTGAAAAATCCTGAGTTGCCTGCGCCGTTGACACCGACACAAGTAATGAGCCAGACATTGCAGGCAAATGAACCTTATTCGGTTATTAACCTCGGAACTTCCGGTTACTACCCGGATCTCGGACAGGATGCTGCTTCAGAGTGGTGGGGGCAGCAGTACCAGTATCTGATTGAAGCCGGACTGGAAATGGTATGGCAGGATATGACCTGTCCGGCAATGGCCGGTAACTTTGATAATCAGGACGGTAACTATATTCAGACATTACCATTGAATCTGAATATGACCTACTTCGGAGAAAAGAGACCGAATGCCGAAGTTCATAATGCTTTTGCCCTGATGCTGATTCGGGCAACGTATCAGGGGTTACTCAAACTTCAGGGGGATAAACGTCCTTTTATTATTGGCCGGGGTGGTTATGCCGGTGTACATCGATATGCAGCAATCTGGACCGGCGATTCTGCATCCAGTTGGGACTTTTTGCGGATTAATGTGCCGGAAGTGCTGAACTTTGGCTTGTCCGGTGTACCGATATCCGGTTGTGACATCGGTGGTTTTGGACCGGGTTCAGGTTGTGTTCCGTTTGATAATGGTGAATCGGGGACCGGGACACCTTACGTGGTCGGGGGATTGATTAAAGGGGGAGTAACGAACTATGAACTCTTTACCCGCTGGGTCACGATGGGAGCATTTCTGCCCTGGTTCCGCATTCATTATGACGGTTATAACAAAGAGTTTCAGGAACCATTCTACTACGGCTCTCCCGTACCGGAAAATTGTCGGTTGTTTATCCGGATTCGCTATCGCCTGATTCAGATGTTTTATGATGCCATGTACGAAAATACTCAGTCTGGATTGCCGATCGCCCGGGCATTGTTCCTGAATTTTCCGGCAGATAAAAATGTTTATGGTCAGAGTGGCTACTGGCTCTGGACTGAATTTATGGTCGGTGACTCTTTATTGGTTGCTCCGATTATGGACCCGGATAATGAAGGTGGTTCAAAACGGGATATTTATCTGCCGATGGGAAGTAACGGTCAGACCCAGTGGTATGCATTTACCAATGATCAGGCACCACTTGGTGCACCTGTTTCCGGTGGTACGGTGGTTCATGGTTTCTATGCTCCGATTGAAAACCAGAATCTGTATCAGGTGCCGATTTATGTCAAAGCCGGTGCAATTATTCCGACTCAGGATGTTGCCCAGTATATCGACCCGGAAAGTCCCAATCCGATTACCCTGTCGGTTTATCCGGGAGAGAACTCTTCCTATAACCTTTATCAGGATGATGGTCTGACTCGTGCTTATCAGTCAGGTCAGTACCGCTTGACCAAAATTTCCCATCAGGGGATCACCAATGGTCAGCAGATATTGATCCAGCCACTGATAACCACGTTCTCACCGTTGGTGAACTATTACTTTATCTCGCTTCCGGGAACAAAGCTCCCGAGTGAAGTAACCGTCGATGGCAATGTAATTCCGAATCTGGTTCGATCAACGCCGGAGGCTGCTGCCGATGCGCTGGCAGATTCTTCCGTTGATGCCTATTACTGGAATGCCAATATTAAAACGACCTTTGTAAAAGTTTTCTTTGGTAATCAGGATATTCAGGTCAATGCATTTTTCTGAGGAGCCGTAAGGAATCTGATGAAATATGGAAACCAGCCCGGTTTCGGGCTGGTTTAAATCATAATGATGAATGTCTGCGTTACACAATAAAGGGAATGAAACACTTCACTTTACGTTTATAGTTTTCCCACTGCTCCCCATAGCGTTCACCTGACATTTTTTCACTTTTAGGAATGGCATCTCCGTAATACTGACCAATATTGGTCAGGGGCGCGATCAGACCGATCCAGTGGTTTGCCAGTAAGCCGAAACTGACAAAAATCAGGAAGTCACCAAAATAGTTCGGATGACGGGAAGTTCCCCAGAAACCTGTATTCAGTAGCTTGCCGCGATTGATCGGATTCTGTTTGAAGCGGCGTTTCTGGTAGTCACTGCCGAAGTGATAGACGGTGCCAATCAGATAAACGACGATCGCCAGCCATTGCATCGCACCGAATGGTCCCTGAATATCGGCCGCCCAATAAAATGGCAGACAGTAGAGCCAGCCAAATATATTTACCATGACAACAGCCAGAATGGGTTGCTGCTGATCGGGGATTACATCTCCGAGCTTTGCAGCCGCAGTATTCACGTACCAGCGGGTCAGTACAATATTCATCCGCAACAGATAAATCCCGACAAATGCAAGGATCAGGACCTTATGCGCAACGTCACCGCTTCCCCAGTAACAATAGGCTATCGCGACCGGGGCCATACTATTGAATCCCCATAAAAACATCGGTCGGGGATCTTGTGCTTTTTGGGTTGAACGATAAGCCAGTCCTGATAAAACCAACATGACAACAATTAATGTGATCCAAACTTCCATAATAACTCCTTCTTACGAGGACAATTTTTTTCTAAGAACAATTAGCTTTCTCTCTGTAGCTGAGGGCTTAATCGATGGTTAAAATACTGCTTGAAGCTCTTCGCGGCGAAACTTCCGCTGCAACTTTTATCTGTCCGAACCGGGCAAAAAATACCGGTAAATGTGCCATTCCCAGTGTTTTTGCCAGTGTGGCTTTTGGCAAATCATGCTGAACCAGCACACTCAACGGATGCACACTCCAACCCCATTGCTGGAGCGTGAGCCATAACTGTGCCAGTGTCATACCGGTCAGAAACAGATTGTGCCTGTTGGGTTCCGGCACACTGAGTGCCAGATATTGCGGTCCTTGTTCAACTAACTTCGAGAATCCCCGGGCCATGAGCTGAGGTAGCCTCAGAAGCCGGGTTAATGGGTTCAGTCCCGGGTGGAAACCGATACGGAACAGCCACTCTGCATATGACGGAAGTTTGCCGAACAGATGATGTAAGAAGAATCCATCATCAACCGGTTTATTTTTATCAAAATGAATAAAGCTATAGGTTTCCTGCCAGGCACGCTTGTCGGCAAAATCCAGTGCGGCATAGCGATAAACTAATGCGGCAACTTTTTTACGGCTTGCTTCATCCTGCCACAGTTCCAGCTGCACCGGAGAATCCGTGACAATTTCCTGAAGCCGGGATTGTTGTAAAGCCGACAGTTCCGTTGTTTCATAAGGCATACGATTGGTATGACGATTCTGAATCAGACCAGACAGTTCACGATATGCCTCCGGGTTTTCCATTCCCGGCTCTTCCGGATAGAAACAGAGCAGGCCTTCCTGATGTGAAGGAAGGGGCAGAGTTGCAGTATGTGACTCGTCATACCATGCCCAGTTGAGCGGGACTCCGGCATTCTGCATCAGCGCCTGAATATGCTGGAAGAAAATACCACAGCTCATCAGCATCTCATTCTCCAGCGATGGCAACCCCTTCAGGGCCCGATTGCGATCGATAGCCAGACATCCCATGCGGGATGATGAGTAGTGGATTGCCCAGGGTTGGCAGTTATGAGAAGAGGGTGCAGAGCGGGCAACTTCTATGGCATCTGTTAACTTTTGTTCAAAAGATTGGGTGGACATAACTATTTCCTCCTGCCAGACAGATCTGTACATAGTACCGATGTCCGTAAATTATCCGGCATCAGCACCGGAGCACGACTTCCGGGGTGGTAACAGATCGCGCAAACCCAGTACAAGCCGTAGAAAATCCAGAACATACGCTCACTAAGCCCGGTTGTGGTGTCAGAGACCAACCGTCGTTGCCAGTCGACCTGAATTGTCCGGAGTGAGTAAGGCAGCCCTTTGCCGTGACTTTTAAGAAAAGCTTCCCGGACCGCCCAGACTGCACAAAGCAATGCCATCGACTGGCCGTGTTCTTCTGCTGTAAAAGCCAGTTGCAGTGCTGACGGTCCAAAATGGCGGTAACACTGAAGATCTATACCCAATGTTTGTTGTGGTGCTGTTGCAATGGCATACCAAACATCACTGTGGCTGAGTGATAATGCACACTGGCCTAACGTTGGATGGATTCCGTACGGTTGCCCTTGCTGAGTATACTGAATGCGAAACTCAGTGCATTTTGTTTTCGGTGCGTTTGTGCTCCGGGATACAGAATTCCATACACGGGTAAGCCACTTTTGGGTCTGTCGGTGAGCTTGCTCTCTTACCTGTGCCCGGTTTTCTGTCATGGAAACACGAGGACTTAGATCAGCCCTGGTGATGACGAAGCGGGGAACGTCCGTTCCTGCTGACAGCTGAGTTTCCGTGATTCCATCATGGGAGACAATTTTACTGCTGGTAGCCATTGCCGATTCTTTCTCCGGAAATTTCTTCAATGACTTCTGCCATCTGATCGAAACGGGCGACCAGACTCTGAAACAGCGGTGTCTGCATATCGCGCTCGAAATCTTCCAGTGAATTGAGGCGAATGATCTCAATAAAATGGAACTGAGCATCTGCCGCCTGACTGACGTCAATAACATCAAATGCCAGAACTGAATCGAGCTGATAACAGGCCTCATAGTCGGTATGAACAACCCAATCCCGGAACTCATGGTAGAGACTGATATCTTTCAGGCGAATCTTGTGCACAATCGTTTTCATCTTCTTATCCTTTTCTGTCGGTTATTCTGACAGGCGCTGTCGCCTGTTATTTATTTCCATCGGTTGCCGGACCAGCCTGTTCGATCACCAGATGATAGTTGATGCCTCCTGTGCCGAACGAATTGATAGCTGCCATTCGTCCCCCTGACTCAGGATAAGGCCATGGAATGGTTTCCTGAGGAATGTCAGCCGGAAGATCTGCCAGCATAAGGCGGGGATTGATGTTCCCGGGCACTGGGGTCGGTGGAATCTGTTCGTGTTCAAAGGCACTGAGCACTTTACATAAGCTCAGTGAAGCAGCACCGGCAAAGCAGTGGCCGAAGTTGTATTTTACCGAGCCGATATACAGCGGATGCGATTGCTGCTTTTCATCTGCGGTTTTCTGGTCAGGTTTATGCTGATAATGCTGCCGGATAGCACTGATTTCAGAGACATCTCCCAGAGCAGTCCCGGTACCGTGTGCCTCTATGTATTGAATCCGGCCCGGTTTCACATCAGTCAGAGCCAGCGTTTTTTCAATCGCCAGTGCTTGTCCTTCCGGATCCGGCGCTGTCATCGAGCGACTGTCACAAGAACCGGAAATTGAACGAATCGTTGCCAGAGCTTCCTGACTATCCGGCTCACGGGAGAGAATAAAGATTCCGCCGCCATCACCGGGGGTAAAACCGTCATTTTCGTCGGCGAAAGGACGAATCCGGGTAGTGGAGAGCATCATCTGGGCGCTGCATAACACCAGATCCCGTTCTGTCGTTGCCATCTCAATGCCTGCGACTATGACCTGATCATAGCGGCCGGACTGTAATCCTCTGACAGCATCGTGGAGTGCAGCCATTGAGCTGGCGCACGCTGCTTCGACAGCATAGCAGTCCGCCTGAATACCTAATTGCTGTGCTATCAGCATTGCAGAGCCAATTCCGCTTGCGCCATACCAGCTCCAACGGTTTACCGTGACAGGCTGGGGGCGGGGAAGTGGGAGCGTCTGAGGCAACTCATCCCACAGATGACGAACGGTCCGGACTCGGTCCGGAGTCAGAGATAAGTTTGAGGCAACAATGATCGCTGTGTGTATTTCATCTTGCCGGGACTTCATATGAGCCGAGGTCAGAGATAAACGCGTACAGGCGTTTAGCAGATACTGTTGTGTGACATCCAGCCGGTGCTGTTTAGCCGGCATCATCGCTTTTACCGGCGGAACATCCCGAATGTCGTGGCTGGTAAAACACATGGCCTTACGAATGTAAGTACTGAGTTTTTGCGGATTCTGGCGGAATAAGGCGGTCTGATTCAGTTGCTGTCCGGATAATTCCTGAATGGTATCACTGCCCTGATCCAGCGTTTGCCAGAATGGGGCTTTATCATCTCCGAGGGCAGTCAGCGGACGGTAATCCAGCAGTTGAACCGGAGCCTGTGCATATGTAACGGTTCTGGGGGTTGGCATCGGGCCGATTTGCCATCCGGAGCCGGTAAATGAATAACCGGAGCAGTGCTGCTTCTGCTGAGACAGCATTTCCAGCACCTGACTGAATATCTGATTTGCTCCGGAAAAATACGGGCAATCACTCTCAGACTGAGTGGAAGCATGTTGTGTACTCATGTCTCCTAATTCTGCGAGAATCGGCCACTGGTTGTCTTGTGCGACGCTGACCGGACAAACCAGCAGACTGATTGCACCTTCCAGCCAGATCTTATTCGGTGAAACGCCTTGCGCTAGCAACAGATTCGCCTGTTCGGCATGGTGAAAACACTGCACCGATGTCAGCAGGGCAATCCGGCTATCCTGAAAACGAAAACTGTCCTGTGCCAGTTGCAGCAGACGCAAACCACCGAGATCCGCACCATCTATAGTCTGACATTTTCCCCGGGTTTGGGCAAAATGAGCAATTCTTGCCGGGATACTGGATGCCATTTCACCAATGCGATCATGGGATGATGCGCCCAGAGTCTGTGCAAGCTGAAGTTTGTACGCATCGACCTGCTGTTCAATTTCCTGAGGCGAGTATCCCTGACTAGTCAATGTCTCTGCCAGATTGCGTAACGCCTGAACTTTGGTCGCATTGCGATAAGCTGCATCACTGCCCAGATGAACGGCGCAGTATTGGTCGCAGTGATCCCGCAGGGATTCGGGGATCGTTATCTGTCTGAATGCATCATCAGCGGCTAGCAGTGCCAGCCGGGTTTCTTTACTGACAGCCTTACGAAACAGGGGAGGAATGGAAAATTTTCTGAAATCGAAGTCCTGATCGCTGACCTGAGCAACAGAAAGAGCAGCATCGGTCTCACTCCAGGGCGTAGTATAGTGATTCTGCATCAGTTGGTGCCACGCCTGTGGTTCGGCGAGATGTTCGAAATGACGCTGGCCGGGAAAAAAACACCCGGCACTGATAATCGCCACTCTGTTGTCCGGCTGGTCTGATGGTTTGTTTGAACGGGTGCTCTTGTCTGAACTCATCGCTGTGCAACCTCCGCTAATCGTTGCCGGTCCACTTTACCGTTCGCATTCATCGGCAGTTGCTCCGTAAGCACCAGTTTCTGCGGGAGCATATAGGCAGGAAGTTTCTCTCGCAGAAACTGTTTGATGGCAAGGAGACTCAGTTTGTTTTCCGTATCTTTCAAAACTGCCACCATGACCAGTTGCTGGCTGAGTTCTCCGAGTTCGACAAACAAAGCAACCTGACTGATCGCCGGATGCTGATATAACGCGGATTCAATCTCACCCAGTTCAACCCGATAACCATTGATTTTCACCATGTCATCGATCCGGCCACGATAAACCAGTCCGTCCCGGGTCATTTCTACCCGATCTCCGGTCGCATGGCACCGTCTGGCATGGAGCTCGGTTTGTCTGGACTCCGGTGTATTGAGGTACCCCGGAGTAACACAGGGACCGGAGATCAGTAGCTCACCACACACGGTCTCGTTCTCAGGAATCCGGTGATATTGTCCGGCATCATCTTCAATGACCGCCTGAAGACCGGGCAGAGGATAACCGATCGGAATATGAGATAGCTGAGCTAACCGGGAGCGATCAACTGTGTAGGCGGTACAGACGTTAGTTTCTGTCGGCCCATACCAGTTACTGAGTCGGCACTGTAATGGAATATGTTCAAGTAGCTGACGGAATGCCGCAATCGGATAAGCTTCTCCGGCGAAAACAATCTGTCTGAGTGACGTTGTCACATCGCGAACGAGTAAACCACTTTTTTCCATCATCGCCAGAATAGAAGGGACGCTGTACCACACCGTAATCTGGTGCGTTGCAATTCCCCGGATTAATGCCGGACAGTTTTTCTGTTCTTCTTCGCGGATAATCCAGACACAGGCACCGACTGAAGCTGAAGCAAACAGATCGAATGTACTCAGGTCAAAGGCAAAACTGGCATGATTTGCCAGTGTATCCCTTGCATTTAATGCAATGTCATCGATTGCCCACTCAACGAAAAAACTGAGCATTGTGTGGGTAAGCTGAACACCTTTCGGCTGACCGGTTGAGCCTGAGGTATATAAAACGGCAGCAAGCTGATGAGTAAACGTCTGGAAGTCATCGATGGATATTGTTGTTTCCGGTTGCTGATCGAGTGTGTCCAGCCAATCCTGATCCAGAATCAGGGTAGGCTGAGCAATGTCGATAATGCGCTGAATCCGTGAATCCGGCTGACTGAAATCAACCGGAATATAGTGGTTATCCGTCAGCCAGACCGCGTAAATTGCCGCAACAGTGGCCGGACCTTTCGCCAGATTCAGCAAGACACCCTGGCGGGATATTCCCGCCTGCTGCAATGCTGCAGCAATCTGCAGCATGCGTTGACCAAGATGCGCATAAGTCCAGCTCGATTCTCCACAAATCAGAGCGGGGCTGTTCGGCGAGTGGCGGATATGAGACAGCAAACGGTTTAAAATCGTTGGTATCGCCATATTATGCCTCCGCGACGGCATCTTTTTCCCGTACCCGAGCAACGTCTGCGACAGGAACGCCGACTTCAAGCGCTGAATCTACCAATATCTGATAGGCTTCATCGAGATCCTGACGGGTATGTTCACTCGTGACACTAATCCGCAGGCGGGCATCGCCGACACTGACTCCGGGGAATACAACGGTCTGACAATACATGCCCCGTTTTCTCACCGCACGGCCGAACAGTAGCGCTTTGGCATCGTCACCGACAACCACCGGAATGATGGCTGAGTCCGAGTTTTCCAGATCAAATCCGGCATTGAGCAGGCGGGTCCGGAAGTAATAGATATTGTCCCACAACCGGGTAAGCCGCTCCGGTTCCCGCAGCATAATATCGATTGAGGCGATCACACCGGCAGCTACGTGAGCCGGAATGGTGGCAGCAAATACATAAGAGTTGGAATAAAAACGCAGATATTCGACGACGTCACCATCGGCACACACATAACCGCCGAGACCTGAAAGTGACTTACTCATGGTTCCTAGTTCCAGATCAACCTGGCCTTTCATATTGAAATGCTCTGAAGTTCCTGAACCGGTTTTGCCCAGAACACCGGTTGAATGAGCATCATCAACCAGCACTTTTGCGCCATAGCGTTGTGCCAGTTTGACCAGACGGGGCAGGTCGACAACATCACCATGCATACTGAAGACACCGTCGGTGACAATCAGTTTGCCGCCGGGATGATCAGCATATTTCGCCAGTGATTTCTCTAGGCTGGTCAGCGAGTGATCGTAAATTTTGCGCTGTGCTCCGGCTAGTTTACAGCCGTCCTGAATACTCATGTGGTTGATCGCATCGGTAAAGACCAGATCGTGTTTACTGGTCAGGGCCGAA includes these proteins:
- a CDS encoding glycoside hydrolase family 31 protein — encoded protein: MVDYRFVQVNEFQANNPGWNTFGNATVTKVSNTQWQLTSANANQPSLMLYILGPAAFRVRFNPDQNYDFSTDNSLAVVNRDLGLKNLTVKSTQSDSQLQLDIGYLVLVIDLAPYRLSVYRPNTHGTGPNGWQLIHRDIPGSGTDYLGRENKNIMWAEDGSSVANLKQFPANAQYVGFGEKAGTQLVKNSYTMTFFNFNNYEYGSPGVIPPGNQGGPLNPSDPLYNSMPLTIENNLTPDGDYLGDSYSYLLFLDNVSQSYFNMGANDYSNMSGRYYFGALYGSLDYYFMAGDTTLDAIRQYQTLTGPSPLPPIWSLGFHQGAYGYFDNYKLFNIAESYRKWQIPIDGLHIDVDFQNNYRTFTNSPAKFPNVAEMFAQLKGLGFKCSTNITGMVTANPYDENGQTSTPYTTAIEGREKGYFLTDHYAGGEDSNNFFIAKEDYGQNFGSNPFSYPVPGADYYQNEAPLKNPELPAPLTPTQVMSQTLQANEPYSVINLGTSGYYPDLGQDAASEWWGQQYQYLIEAGLEMVWQDMTCPAMAGNFDNQDGNYIQTLPLNLNMTYFGEKRPNAEVHNAFALMLIRATYQGLLKLQGDKRPFIIGRGGYAGVHRYAAIWTGDSASSWDFLRINVPEVLNFGLSGVPISGCDIGGFGPGSGCVPFDNGESGTGTPYVVGGLIKGGVTNYELFTRWVTMGAFLPWFRIHYDGYNKEFQEPFYYGSPVPENCRLFIRIRYRLIQMFYDAMYENTQSGLPIARALFLNFPADKNVYGQSGYWLWTEFMVGDSLLVAPIMDPDNEGGSKRDIYLPMGSNGQTQWYAFTNDQAPLGAPVSGGTVVHGFYAPIENQNLYQVPIYVKAGAIIPTQDVAQYIDPESPNPITLSVYPGENSSYNLYQDDGLTRAYQSGQYRLTKISHQGITNGQQILIQPLITTFSPLVNYYFISLPGTKLPSEVTVDGNVIPNLVRSTPEAAADALADSSVDAYYWNANIKTTFVKVFFGNQDIQVNAFF
- a CDS encoding 4'-phosphopantetheinyl transferase family protein; the protein is MATSSKIVSHDGITETQLSAGTDVPRFVITRADLSPRVSMTENRAQVREQAHRQTQKWLTRVWNSVSRSTNAPKTKCTEFRIQYTQQGQPYGIHPTLGQCALSLSHSDVWYAIATAPQQTLGIDLQCYRHFGPSALQLAFTAEEHGQSMALLCAVWAVREAFLKSHGKGLPYSLRTIQVDWQRRLVSDTTTGLSERMFWIFYGLYWVCAICYHPGSRAPVLMPDNLRTSVLCTDLSGRRK
- a CDS encoding AMP-binding protein; translated protein: MAIPTILNRLLSHIRHSPNSPALICGESSWTYAHLGQRMLQIAAALQQAGISRQGVLLNLAKGPATVAAIYAVWLTDNHYIPVDFSQPDSRIQRIIDIAQPTLILDQDWLDTLDQQPETTISIDDFQTFTHQLAAVLYTSGSTGQPKGVQLTHTMLSFFVEWAIDDIALNARDTLANHASFAFDLSTFDLFASASVGACVWIIREEEQKNCPALIRGIATHQITVWYSVPSILAMMEKSGLLVRDVTTSLRQIVFAGEAYPIAAFRQLLEHIPLQCRLSNWYGPTETNVCTAYTVDRSRLAQLSHIPIGYPLPGLQAVIEDDAGQYHRIPENETVCGELLISGPCVTPGYLNTPESRQTELHARRCHATGDRVEMTRDGLVYRGRIDDMVKINGYRVELGEIESALYQHPAISQVALFVELGELSQQLVMVAVLKDTENKLSLLAIKQFLREKLPAYMLPQKLVLTEQLPMNANGKVDRQRLAEVAQR
- a CDS encoding RedY, with protein sequence MKTIVHKIRLKDISLYHEFRDWVVHTDYEACYQLDSVLAFDVIDVSQAADAQFHFIEIIRLNSLEDFERDMQTPLFQSLVARFDQMAEVIEEISGERIGNGYQQ
- a CDS encoding beta-ketoacyl synthase N-terminal-like domain-containing protein; this translates as MSSDKSTRSNKPSDQPDNRVAIISAGCFFPGQRHFEHLAEPQAWHQLMQNHYTTPWSETDAALSVAQVSDQDFDFRKFSIPPLFRKAVSKETRLALLAADDAFRQITIPESLRDHCDQYCAVHLGSDAAYRNATKVQALRNLAETLTSQGYSPQEIEQQVDAYKLQLAQTLGASSHDRIGEMASSIPARIAHFAQTRGKCQTIDGADLGGLRLLQLAQDSFRFQDSRIALLTSVQCFHHAEQANLLLAQGVSPNKIWLEGAISLLVCPVSVAQDNQWPILAELGDMSTQHASTQSESDCPYFSGANQIFSQVLEMLSQQKQHCSGYSFTGSGWQIGPMPTPRTVTYAQAPVQLLDYRPLTALGDDKAPFWQTLDQGSDTIQELSGQQLNQTALFRQNPQKLSTYIRKAMCFTSHDIRDVPPVKAMMPAKQHRLDVTQQYLLNACTRLSLTSAHMKSRQDEIHTAIIVASNLSLTPDRVRTVRHLWDELPQTLPLPRPQPVTVNRWSWYGASGIGSAMLIAQQLGIQADCYAVEAACASSMAALHDAVRGLQSGRYDQVIVAGIEMATTERDLVLCSAQMMLSTTRIRPFADENDGFTPGDGGGIFILSREPDSQEALATIRSISGSCDSRSMTAPDPEGQALAIEKTLALTDVKPGRIQYIEAHGTGTALGDVSEISAIRQHYQHKPDQKTADEKQQSHPLYIGSVKYNFGHCFAGAASLSLCKVLSAFEHEQIPPTPVPGNINPRLMLADLPADIPQETIPWPYPESGGRMAAINSFGTGGINYHLVIEQAGPATDGNK
- a CDS encoding DUF1295 domain-containing protein → MEVWITLIVVMLVLSGLAYRSTQKAQDPRPMFLWGFNSMAPVAIAYCYWGSGDVAHKVLILAFVGIYLLRMNIVLTRWYVNTAAAKLGDVIPDQQQPILAVVMVNIFGWLYCLPFYWAADIQGPFGAMQWLAIVVYLIGTVYHFGSDYQKRRFKQNPINRGKLLNTGFWGTSRHPNYFGDFLIFVSFGLLANHWIGLIAPLTNIGQYYGDAIPKSEKMSGERYGEQWENYKRKVKCFIPFIV